One genomic segment of Canis lupus baileyi chromosome 9, mCanLup2.hap1, whole genome shotgun sequence includes these proteins:
- the GZMH gene encoding granzyme H, with product MHPLLLLLALLLPVGAETEKIIGGHEAKPHSRPYMAFVQFLDKDNKKDSKKRCGGVLVHKDFVLTAAHCWGSSIKVTLGAHNIKEQEKTQQVIPVRRAIPHPDYSPKNYSNDIMLLLLERKAKLTAAVKTLPLPRGKARVRPGQVCSVAGWGRISMDTLATTLQEVSLEVQTDWECRSIFRDYYIGATHICVGDPKKMKTGFKGDSGGPLVCNNMVQGIFSYGKNDGTPPGVFMKVSHFLPWIKRTIKHL from the exons ATGCATCCACTCCTCCTTTTGTTGGCCCTTCTTCTGCCTGTTGGGGCTGAGACAG agaagaTCATCGGGGGCCATGAGGCCAAGCCCCACTCCCGGCCCTACATGGCATTTGTTCAGTTTCTGGATAAGGACAATAAGAAGGACAGTAAGAAGAGGTGTGGTGGTGTCCTCGTGCACAAGGACTTTGTTCTGACGGCTGCTCACTGCTGGGGAAG CTCCATCAAAGTCACCCTGGGCGCCCACAACATCAAGGAACAGGAGAAGACCCAGCAGGTCATCCCCGTGAGAAGAGCCATCCCCCACCCAGACTATAGTCCAAAGAACTACTCCAATGACATCATGTTACTGCTG CTTGAGAGGAAGGCCAAGTTGACTGCGGCTGTGAAGACTCTCCCCCTGCCCAGGGGCAAGGCCCGGGTGAGGCCAGGACAGGTGTGCAGCGTGGCCGGCTGGGGCCGGATCTCAATGGACACCTTAGCAACCACCCTGCAGGAGGTGTCACTGGAAGTGCAGACAGATTGGGAGTGCAGATCCATCTTCCGCGACTATTATATCGGAGCCACCCATATTTGTGTAGGAGACCCAAAGAAGATGAAGACCGGCTTCAAG GGGGACTCTGGGGGCCCCCTCGTGTGTAACAACATGGTCCAGGGGATTTTCTCCTATGGAAAAAATGATGGGACACCTCCAGGGGTCTTCATGAAGGTCTCACACTTCCTGCCCTGGATAAAGAGAACAATAAAGCACCTCTAA
- the LOC140639733 gene encoding granzyme B-like — MQPLLLLLLLAFCLPSGAKAGEIIGGHEAKPHSRPYMALLQIENPSRQIKCGGFLIQAMFVLTAAHCWGSSIKVTLGAHNIKEQEKTQQVIPVRRAIPHPDYSPKNYSNDIMLLLLERKAKLTAAVKTLPLPRGKARVRPGQVCSVAGWGQIEAKIRRYPDTLQEVSLEVQKDSECEFLLPKYYDSTTQLCVGNPKETKSSFQGDSGGPLVCNNVAQGIVSYGLKNGTPPRAYTKISSFLPWIKKTMKRLHLQEPDYLL, encoded by the exons ATGCAGccactcctgctcctgctcctgctggcCTTTTGCCTGCCTTCTGGGGCCAAGGCAG GAGAGATCATCGGGGGACATGAGGCCAAGCCCCACTCACGGCCCTATATGGCGTTACTTCAGATTGAAAACCCGAGCAGGCAGATCAAGTGTGGTGGGTTCCTGATACAAGCGATGTTCGTGCTGACAGCCGCTCACTGTTGGGGGAG CTCCATCAAAGTCACCCTGGGCGCTCACAACATCAAGGAACAGGAGAAGACCCAGCAGGTCATCCCCGTGAGAAGAGCCATCCCCCACCCAGACTATAGTCCAAAGAACTACTCCAATGACATCATGTTACTGCTG CTTGAGAGGAAGGCCAAGTTGACTGCGGCTGTGAAGACTCTCCCCCTGCCCAGGGGCAAGGCCCGGGTGAGGCCAGGACAGGTGTGCAGCGTGGCCGGCTGGGGGCAGATTGAGGCCAAGATACGCAGGTACCCAGACACTCTGCAGGAGGTGTCACTGGAAGTGCAGAAGGATTCAGAGTGCGAATTCCTCTTACCCAAGTATTATGACAGCACCACTCAGCTGTGCGTGGGGAATCCAAAGGAAACCAAGTCTTCCTTTCAG GGAGATTCTGGGGGCCCTCTCGTGTGTAACAATGTGGCTCAAGGCATTGTCTCCTATGGACTAAAAAATGGGACACCTCCCCGGGCCTACACCAAAATCTCAAGTTTCCTGCCCTGGATAAAGAAAACCATGAAGAGGCTCCACCTGCAGGAACCAGACTATCTGCTCTAG